The Watersipora subatra chromosome 1, tzWatSuba1.1, whole genome shotgun sequence genome has a window encoding:
- the LOC137391757 gene encoding serine-rich adhesin for platelets-like, whose protein sequence is MSVKELSPLSGGVSWTGKPVTYYMQTIDRTILEKYFESLKDPNIKFDEPALNRRRPAARYINLNEENISAQQAMNSLLSNPVRTKRLVKNRGSRQRMLQVAARQRRKATTLTTKSAVNSLDLLHQHTIASVGVDKPHTDGDSSESSNGQARHTTLPDGCIRAVEALCEKFKQQYLQHIKSMYHPDYKIGLLETLENERSRNKLLKRKLAALNSEVQDLNKVGENNFKKRATELGMSHSSDVFIREAKEMVQNNSNLKKKAESLATYNAYLQEEQERLLGVWESQGKLADPDVSSSVQQQKDYLFNEFKLGYSRYRKLRRQVTEVNAEITLLERRYKNEMAKTQIISDSIENSSSVAVSSSQVCEASSSPLMLDGVHQQASTVRPVTVENTGLQHSVAQPSESSNQQPASIIARLPTLEPVTPYSPISQGSEEGPGKLSPSPANQPEHAKAIQVPRNSTAEDYEADTDVELCSPGLRSLSLTSTSMLMTAQSSKTTGLDTHSLALPLNRPHEQCLVPTSSAASSIEKVDKNSKDVVPVEHEGNDGVEDTENQASVTVSTPTAGDEESTTVVTTVLLEAQSIDGQLDMAPTSIEQSLDDDSTAAPVSDDTGTIHRSSIESAMTSQSADSVDIGEQSPDDSTACSDSSTLPQSTQSSHSTIIKASTSSGTSPAACSSASEEVNKNSSSAVDTTPVEASAKYSVVTSAIEDISPCSSPAREPSVSSPKEASPLTLSANDEVEDKGEAEEKTTVSEPQIAVAPSTDVAAQAVQQPQKKQLSLEAYRLKKKQAQAEQKPSPPGQPASAKPDLVRSPSPGASSVESLSPSKSNLEMLSPRSSFGASESLRKTADWLKASDSVYSSSKSLVEPNAEPEKGDSVLKNVPRSDEQRLAVSSQENDTLTSPTASQLTDSASGTPKKSSSTKTIRVSNYKTIAELTRVTSLVDSVLSQGTSSSKESQATRELLLKKVDEFLQKDTKLRDKLEKKNQEMRLESILDGPSSRQSGSAVKEARARQREARLTPLTKEFSPGRSSVRSTSVSVTSRERDTQAPSLSGLSPISSRQSLSQDLPAYSKTASGKTKEVG, encoded by the exons ATGTCGGtaaaggagttgtctccctTAAGTGGAGGGGTGAGCTGGACTGGCAAGCCTGTTACCTATTACATGCAGACCATAGACCGGACAATA TTGGAGAAGTATTTTGAAAGCCTAAAAGATCCTAATATTAAG TTTGACGAGCCAGCACTTAACAGAAGACGCCCTGCTGCCAGATATATCAACCTGAATGAGGAGAACATTTCA GCACAGCAGGCTATGAACTCTCTTCTCTCCAATCCAGTAAGGACGAAGCGCTTAGTAAAAAATAGAGGTTCTCGGCAGAGGATGTTACAGGTAGCAG CTCGGCAGCGTCGAAAAGCGACCACATTGACAACCAAGTCGGCAGTGAACAGCCTGGACTTGTTGCACCAGCATACAATAGCAAGTGTTGGCGTTGACAAACCTCATACTGATGGCGACTCGTCTGAAAGCAGCAATGGACAGGCTCGCCACACAACTCTCCCTGATGGGTGCATCAGGGCTGTTGAGGCCCTGTGTGAAAAGTTCAA GCAGCAATACCTGCAGCACATAAAGAGTATGTACCACCCAGACTATAAAATTGGCTTGCTTGAGACACTAGAGAACGAACGTTCCCGCAATAAGCTCCTGAAAAGGAAACTCGCTGCCCTCAATTCTGAAGTGCAGGATCTGAACAAAGTTGGCGAGA ACAattttaaaaagcgtgctaccGAACTGGGTATGTCACATTCTTCTGATGTGTTCATACGAGAAGCAAAGGAGATGGTCCAAAACAATAGTAATCTCAAGAAGAAAGCAGAGTCTCTGGCTACATATAATGCGTATTTACAGGAG GAACAAGAACGATTGCTAGGTGTCTGGGAGAGTCAAGGCAAACTTGCAGACCCGGATGTCTCTTCCTCCGTACAGCAGCAGAAGGATTACCTGTTCAATGAGTTTAAGCTTGGCTATTCACGGTACCGGAAGCTCAGGCGGCAGGTTACAGAAGTAAATGCGGAG ATTACACTGCTTGAGCGAAGATACAAGAATGAAATGGCTAAAACGCAAATCATCAGTGACTCAATTGAAAATTCATCTTCGGTTGCAGTGTCATCTAGTCAG GTTTGTGAGGCGTCCAGTTCTCCCCTAATGCTCGATGGGGTCCATCAGCAAGCATCAACAGTCAGACCGGTAACTGTGGAGAATACGGGGCTGCAGCACTCGGTGGCACAACCCTCGGAGTCATCCAATCAACAACCAGCTTCAATTATTGCCAGGTTACCAACTCTCGAGCCGGTTACTCCATATTCACCCATCAGTCAAGGGAGTGAA GAAGGTCCAGGGAAACTTTCACCTTCACCTGCCAACCAGCCAGAACATGCCAAAGCCATCCAGGTACCAAGAAACTCAACTGCCGAAGATTATGAAGCTGATACTGATGTGGAACTTTGTAGTCCTGGATTGCGATCTTTATCTCTTACGAGTACTTCTATGCTTATGACAGCTCAGTCATCCAAGACTACAGGCTTAGATACTCATTCGCTTGCTTTACCTCTCAACAGACCTCATGAGCAATGCTTGGTACCCACCAGTTCAGCCGCTAGCTCTATTGAGAAGGTTGATAAGAATTCAAAAGATGTTGTTCCAGTAGAACATGAAGGGAATGACGgggtagaagatacagaaaaccagGCATCTGTGACTGTAAGCACACCGACAGCGGGGGATGAAGAGAGTACAACAGTCGTGACCACCGTATTATTAGAAGCTCAGTCAATTGATGGCCAATTGGACATGGCACCTACCTCTATTGAGCAATCATTGGATGATGATAGTACAGCAGCCCCAGTTTCTGATGATACAGGCACTATACACCGCTCATCAATTGAGTCTGCTATGACTAGTCAATCAGCTGACTCTGTGGATATTGGTGAGCAGTCACCAGATGACAGCACCGCGTGCTCAGATTCATCCACTCTTCCTCAGTCTACCCAATCTAGTCACTCTACTATCATAAAGGCTAGCACGAGTTCCGGAACCTCTCCTGCCGCTTGCAGCAGTGCATCAGAAGAGGTGAACAAGAATAGTTCATCCGCTGTCGACACAACTCCGGTTGAAGCTTCCGCAAAATACTCTGTAGTTACCTCTGCCATAGAAGATATCTCTCCATGCTCCTCGCCAGCAAGGGAACCTTCAGTCTCATCGCCCAAAGAGGCCTCGCCTCTCACTCTTAGTGCCAATGATGAAGTGGAAGATAAAGGAGAGGCTGAAGAGAAAACTACTGTTTCTGAGCCACAGATAGCGGTAGCTCCAAGCACAGATGTTGCGGCCCAGGCTGTTCAGCAGCCACAGAAGAAGCAGCTCTCCCTTGAAGCATATAGATTAAAGAAAAAACAGGCTCAGGCGGAACAAAAGCCATCCCCACCTGGACAGCCCGCATCGGCCAAGCCAGACCTAGTTCGTTCCCCCTCACCAGGCGCTTCATCGGTTGAGTCTTTGTCTCCCTCGAAGTCGAATTTAGAAATGCTGTCCCCCAGGTCATCTTTTGGTGCATCCGAATCTCTTCGCAAGACAGCTGATTGGTTGAAAGCATCAGATTCAGTTTATAGCTCGTCAAAGTCTCTGGTGGAACCCAATGCTGAGCCAGAAAAAGGTGACTCTGTCTTGAAGAATGTACCTAGATCAGATGAGCAAAGGCTTGCTGTATCGAGTCAAGAAAATGATACACTCACCTCGCCTACCGCTTCCCAGCTGACTGACAGTGCTTCTGGCACACCCAAAAAGTCTAGCTCTACAAAGACGATTCGTGTATCAAATTATAAGACGATAGCAGAACTAACACGAGTGACATCGTTGGTAGACTCTGTTCTGAGCCAGGGGACGTCATCTAGCAAAGAATCACAGGCTACAAGAGAACTGCTACTAAAAAAG GTTGATGAGTTTTTGCAAAAAGACACGAAACTGAGGGATAAGTTGGAGAAAAAAAATCAAGAGATGCGATTAGAGAGCATCCTTGATGGGCCAAGTTCGAGACAGTCTGGCAGCGCTGTGAAGGAGGCTCGTGCTAGGCAGCGAGAGGCGAGACTAACACCGCTCACTAAAGAATTCTCACCCGGTCGAAGCAGTGTCAGA TCGACTTCAGTAAGTGTAACAAGCCGAGAGCGAGACACTCAGGCACCCAGTCTAAGCGGTCTCAGCCCCATCAGCAGTCGACAAAGTTTATCGCAAGACCTCCCTGCGTATTCCAAGACTGCATCCGGCAAAACTAAGGAAGTTGGGTAG
- the LOC137395081 gene encoding uncharacterized protein → MSPGDYRRAEPMPMHPRDLVHDPIFREKLRREYRIREGRSPPLGYPFPPRFISPPPHFDDPRHGFRRSPPLEMSQYRKDLARQRMRSPPRDFRRLSERDVSPRRIGPIRDVSPPYRWEEFHDRGPAYQSPPRLVRTNPKSPPQRRKDGRTLSDRPASRLDKRPTSSESRRRRSSIERLPSAERRSSVERRSSVERRPTSRQTRDAPQESIEKKVSSKANKDSDIVDSLPKRKSDSKERKREASKTQQPSNSKPKSLNRKSSDVKVSETTSKMDTATVAKKLSSQEKGNPPEEETSNEKDARRGKRVETSRSPHPRDDIGKSLSSQSSLPPMNNLSSPVSPQESSETTDLTESAARKQKKSQTQVEKDKLHNMMSFSPARSQPDSMSISSESRSPSPRHQSAIQSTNWPPSPEHLTLSAEMAAEAKAKISKWSASAVIEEPVKTSIPAPQKTKFVPKVSPKFDARQAALNKLASRRLALAKSKAADRVNKVGKRPTTPGAEFTRLKDAKPADKAPSSPLKVAFSKFAGYENDDGETLTKEFVTSVEMTDETAAVTPISKASKDETEIIAETTSLRPASDQLLQSMKATLLAASEPSAPSKKLTVSADQPTTSTIEQSDMKQSITQVSVSTTSTVGTQLTTAPTFQQMATLSSTGTFQQPLSLPLVTPSYPPLTPFSVPAAAPVSTLPMPPSPLSIPFLGMNPPYLQGNAIIGGLPVGASSDVRQAFVAPFPGTGHAAMMRPPYLDALSRPPAPMRLPSGDVVSANSSSIMPLFSNTQNNMPSLSTTSQAHSSSMPSQRFAPPKDMQTGEKSMRSQKDRALVKAKDNIMKKVGLKIKGKSTSAGIASINARLKKLAASGSANEGETHSQPLMKSPAATKPGLLGNMPSNSFPLHPPAVVPDSKVANLISKVKMAIDNNQIDPAAVQHILGPNSNHPGNFSVLPSNLSSATDSNLPGLPPNSPMISFSNEQQSTQTDRIGSGLQVKSPMASQAPSRNLSQTPPFMSMTSPEGLQMMHNSSEVLNRFAPLHRMKSPHRMASPASKESLPAFAPLSIQTRPQCLNSPPLLDRHTMSSSPSVGHFQLDLPARSRSTSIDRPRQADNLQIKGLRSSLPSSIGSPTLSFADCDLAVEQSCRTSLAGDRHSVTGSRCDDTKPRRRNSSSRSHRSPRLDGPPALEGVSRMERPKKLDKSFINMQSGMAGPLYGSNSSRLDEPPRMDNLKRRYGSHYTDGALRMDMPPRMLGPPRMNGPPRMDGPPRMDGPPRMDGPPRMDGPPRMDGPPRMDGPPRMDGPPRMDGPPRMDGPPRMDGPPRRDGPRRLDCPPRFDGPRMDGSYRMEGPPCLEGSLRMEALPRVKGLPRMEAPPRMEVPPRIEDSPRMDVPPRMDNLNNRDCLPRIDGPPGINCPPRSDCSTRLEGPPMMSGPPGMDGLLRMDGSHRMEGPPRMNGPPRMEGPLRMDGPLRMDGPPIMDGPPRMEGPLRMNGPPRMEGLPRMDGPPRMDGPPRMDGPPRMDGLPRMDGPPMMDGPPRMNGPPRMDGPPRMDGTPRMDGPPRVEGPPRMDGPPRSNTSRLDGQHWNDRPIGPDGPPRMENTSQRGRDGPHRMRGPSGMNRPRLDGILGRGGPRPWSDRMNRPPNFGSRGPSSRRHRRNSFDRPK, encoded by the exons ATGTCACCTGGCGATTACAGAAGAGCCGAGCCCATGCCTATGCATCCAAGAGATCTAGTTCATGACCCTATTTTTCGTGAAAAACTACGACGTGAATACAG GATACGAGAAGGGAGAAGTCCTCCTCTGGGTTATCCCTTTCCTCCACGTTTCATATCTCCACCTCCTCATTTTGATGATCCCAGACATGGGTTTCGACGCAGCCCACCTCTGGAAATGAGCCAATATCGAAAAGACTTGGCAAGGCAAAGGATGAGGTCACCTCCTCGTGATTTTAGACGATTAAGTGAACGAGATGTAAGCCCAAGAAGGATAGGTCCAATAAGGGATGTAAGCCCGCCTTACAGATGGGAAGAATTCCACGATAGAGGGCCAGCATATCAGAGTCCTCCTCGATTGGTGCGTACTAATCCCAAATCTCCGCCACAGAGGAGGAAAGATGGCCGAACATTATCTGATAGGCCAGCTTCTCGACTTGACAAAAGACCCACATCTTCAGAGAGCAGAAGAAGGCGATCTTCAATTGAAAGATTACCTTCAGCTGAAAGACGGTCCTCTGTTGAGCGACGATCCTCTGTTGAAAGACGACCAACTAGTCGTCAAACCAGAGATGCACCACAAGAATCAATTGAGAAGAAAGTCAGCAGTAAAGCAAATAAAGATTCTGACATTGTTGATAGCTTACCTAAACGGAAGTCAGATAGTAAGGAGAGAAAACGGGAAGCTTCAAAGACGCAGCAACCATCCAATAGCAAGCCAAAGAGTCTGAATCGCAAATCAAGCGATGTGAAGGTTAGCGAAACAACATCTAAGATGGATACCGCAACCGTTGCAAAAAAGCTCTCTTCTCAGGAAAAAGGAAACCCACCTGAGGAAGAGACAAGTAATGAAAAGGATGCTAGACGAGGCAAGCGTGTTGAGACATCTCG ATCTCCACACCCTCGTGATGATATTGGTAAATCATTATCTAGTCAATCATCTCTTCCTCCTATGAACAATTTATCGTCTCCAGTTTCACCTCAAGAATCCAGTGAAACAACAGACCTCACTGAGAGTGCAGCCCGTAAACAAAAGAAGTCGCAAACACAG GTTGAAAAGGACAAGTTGCACAATATGATGTCTTTTTCCCCCGCAAGATCACAACCCGACTCTATGTCAATATCATCTGAATCTCGCTCACCTTCTCCTCGGCATCAGTCAGCTATACAGAGCACCAACTGGCCGCCAAGTCCTGAGCATTTAACATTGTCTGCAGAAATGGCTGCTGAAGCGAAAGCCAAAATATCAAAATGGTCGGCTAGTGCTGTTATTGAGGAGCCTGTTAAAACATCCATACCCGCGCCCCAAAAGACTAAGTTTGTGCCAAAAGTCAGCCCTAAATTTGATGCTCGACAAGCTGCCCTCAACAAGCTCGCTTCAAGAAGACTGGCTCTCGCTAAAAGTAAAGCTGCTGACAGAGTGAATAAAGTCGGTAAAAGACCCACCACACCTGGTGCAGAGTTCACTCGGCTCAAGGATGCCAAACCAGCAGATAAGGCCCCATCAAGTCCGCTCAAAGTAGCGTTCAGTAAATTTGCTGGCTATGAAAATGATGATGGAGAGACTCTTACCAAGGAGTTTGTAACTTCTGTTGAGATGACAGATGAGACTGCTGCTGTCACTCCCATCAGCAAGGCATCTAAAGATGAGACGGAAATAATTGCTGAAACAACTTCTTTAAGACCTGCATCTGATCAGCTGTTGCAGTCTATGAAGGCTACACTATTAGCTGCCTCTGAACCTTCGGCACCCAGCAAGAAGCTGACAGTCTCTGCAG ACCAACCAACAACATCAACCATTGAGCAGAGTGATATGAAACAGTCTATCACTCAGGTTTCTGTCTCGACAACAAGCACTGTTGGAACTCAGCTAACAACTGCTCCAACATTTCAACAAATGGCTACTTTATCATCAACTGGCACCTTCCAGCAACCTTTGTCTTTGCCGTTGGTTACCCCTTCATATCCTCCACTTACTCCGTTCTCAGTACCTGCCGCAGCCCCGGTATCCACTCTTCCCATGCCACCTTCCCCTCTTTCTATTCCCTTTCTGGGAATGAATCCGCCATATTTGCAGGGAAATGCCATTATCGGCGGATTGCCTGTAGGTGCTTCTTCTGATGTACGACAAGCCTTCGTAGCCCCTTTTCCTGGCACAGGCCATGCAGCAATGATGAG GCCACCATATCTTGATGCACTTTCAAGGCCACCAGCGCCTATGCGCCTTCCGAGTGGAGATGTGGTTTCTGCAAATAGTTCTTCCATCATGCCACTCTTTTCCAACACACA AAACAATATGCCATCGCTGTCAACAACATCTCAAGCTCACAGTTCGTCTATGCCATCTCAGAG ATTTGCTCCACCAAAAGATATGCAAACTGGGGAAAAGTCTATGAGATCACAAAAAGATCGTGCACTTGTTAAGGCCAAG gataacattatgaaaaaggTTGGACTGAAGATAAAAGGAAAATCGACATCTGCAGGTATCGCGTCTATCAATGCTAGGCTCAAGAAGCTCGCTGCGTCAGGGTCTGCTAATGAAGGGGAGACCCATTCACAGCCACTCATGAAGTCACCCGCAGCTACCAAACCTGGTCTTTTAGGCAACATGCCTTCCAATAGCTTCCCTTTGCATCCTCCAGCAGTTGTACCTGACTCTAAAGTTGCTAATTTGATTTCAAAAGTCAAAATGGCAATAGACAACAACCAGATAGATCCTGCTGCTGTTCAGCATATTCTCGGCCCTAATAGTAATCACCCTGGCAATTTTTCAGTACTGCCTTCTAATCTCAGTAGCGCAACAGACTCCAATTTACCTGGCCTGCCACCAAATTCTCCTATGATTAGTTTTTCAAATGAACAACAATCTACGCAAACTGATAGAATTGGATCTGGACTGCAAGTTAAATCTCCAATGGCAAGTCAAGCTCCTAGTCGGAACCTTAGTCAAACCCCACCTTTTATGTCAATGACCTCTCCTGAGGGGCTTCAAATGATGCACAATTCTTCAGAGGTGCTGAACAGGTTTGCTCCACTACATCGAATGAAGTCTCCTCATAGAATGGCATCACCCGCAAGTAAAGAAAGCTTACCTGCATTTGCTCCCTTGTCTATACAAACTAGGCCTCAGTGCTTGAACAGTCCTCCTCTTTTGGACAGACACACAATGTCAAGTTCGCCATCTGTAGGTCACTTCCAGCTAGATCTTCCAGCACGGAGTAGGTCCACTTCTATTGATAGGCCTCGCCAAGCAGATAACCTTCAAATAAAGGGACTTCGATCAagtttaccatctagcattggAAGCCCCACTTTATCTTTTGCAGATTGTGACCTGGCAGTAGAACAATCATGTCGAACTAGTTTAGCAGGAGATCGTCATTCTGTTACAGGCAGTCGATGTGATGATACCAAACCACGGCGAAGAAACAGTTCATCTCGTTCTCATCGGTCTCCTAGACTTGATGGGCCTCCTGCATTAGAAGGCGTCTCTAGAATGGAACGGCCAAAAAAATTAGACAAGTCATTTATAAATATGCAATCCGGAATGGCTGGTCCACTTTATGGAAGCAATAGTTCTAGATTAGATGAACCTCCAAGAATGGATAACTTAAAAAGAAGATACGGATCACACTATACAGATGGCGCGCTTAGAATGGATATGCCACCAAGAATGCTTGGCCCTCCTAGAATGAATGGTCCACCTAGAATGGATGGTCCACCTAGAATGGATGGCCCACCTAGAATGGATGGCCCACCTAGAATGGATGGTCCACCTAGAATGGATGGTCCACCTAGAATGGATGGTCCACCCAGAATGGATGGTCCACCAAGAATGGATGGTCCACCAAGAATGGATGGCCCGCCAAGAATGGATGGTCCACCTAGAAGAGATGGTCCACGTAGATTAGATTGCCCCCCTAGATTCGACGGTCCTAGAATGGATGGATCCTATAGGATGGAGGGTCCGCCTTGCTTGGAAGGTTCGCTTCGAATGGAAGCTTTGCCAAGAGTGAAAGGACTACCTCGAATGGAGGCCCCACCAAGAATGGAAGTTCCACCAAGGATTGAGGATTCACCTAGAATGGATGTCCCTCCTAGAATGGACAACCTTAATAACAGAGATTGCCTACCTAGAATAGATGGTCCACCTGGAATAAATTGTCCTCCTCGATCAGATTGCTCAACTAGATTGGAAGGACCACCTATGATGAGTGGCCCACCTGGAATGGATGGCCTACTTAGAATGGATGGTTCACATAGAATGGAAGGCCCACCTAGAATGAATGGTCCACCTAGAATGGAGGGCCCACTTAGAATGGATGGTCCACTTAGAATGGATGGTCCACCTATTATGGATGGTCCACCTAGAATGGAGGGCCCACTTAGAATGAATGGTCCACCTAGAATGGAAGGCCTACCTAGAATGGATGGCCCACCTAGGATGGATGGCCCGCCTAGGATGGATGGCCCGCCTAGGATGGATGGCCTACCTAGAATGGATGGCCCGCCTATGATGGATGGCCCACCTAGGATGAATGGCCCACCTAGAATGGATGGCCCGCCTAGAATGGATGGAACGCCTAGGATGGATGGCCCGCCTAGGGTAGAAGGCCCACCTAGGATGGATGGCCCACCTAGAAGTAATACATCTAGGTTAGATGGCCAACATTGGAACGATAGGCCAATTGGCCCAGATGGACCTCCTAGAATGGAAAACACCTCTCAGAGAGGAAGAGACGGTCCGCATAGGATGAGAGGCCCCTCAGGTATGAACCGACCCAGATTGGATGGAATACTTGGAAGAGGAGGCCCACGACCTTGGTCTGATCGAATGAATAGACCTCCAAATTTTGGCTCGAGAGGCCCATCTTCAAGACGCCATCGTCGAAACTCATTTGATAGACCGAAATGA